Proteins from a genomic interval of Thermoanaerobacterium thermosaccharolyticum DSM 571:
- a CDS encoding bifunctional riboflavin kinase/FAD synthetase, with protein MVILDEYNIKKYNDKKVIALGNFDGIHLGHQELIKKAIELSKVNKISSSAFTFRQHTMKTICENKFPKLLITNRKKLEEFSKFMLDYAIIYDFNKDFSLLSPENFIKDILIDKLNMKIAIVGENYRFGYRASGDIQLLKSFSKIYDYKVEVIEPVKLNEIVISSSYIRSLIQEGKIEEANKCLGRYFSLEGYVISGRKVGRKLGFPTANISIDRDYILPLNGVYLTKVKILNKYFLGITNVGINPTFNVNNLSVETYIIDFNKNIYGMFIEVEFIKRIRDEIKFNSEEELIEQMKEDYIFAKSHNYILHN; from the coding sequence TTGGTAATACTCGATGAATATAATATAAAAAAGTATAATGATAAAAAGGTGATCGCTCTTGGAAATTTCGATGGAATTCATCTTGGACATCAAGAATTAATAAAAAAAGCCATTGAATTATCTAAGGTTAACAAAATATCAAGCTCTGCTTTCACATTTAGACAGCATACAATGAAGACGATATGTGAAAATAAATTTCCTAAACTTTTAATAACTAATAGAAAAAAATTAGAGGAATTCTCTAAGTTTATGCTCGATTATGCCATAATTTATGACTTTAATAAAGATTTTTCATTACTTTCACCTGAAAATTTTATTAAAGATATTCTCATTGACAAATTAAATATGAAAATTGCTATAGTAGGAGAAAATTATAGATTCGGTTACAGGGCCAGTGGCGATATTCAGCTGCTTAAGAGTTTTTCTAAAATCTATGATTATAAAGTAGAAGTCATTGAACCTGTGAAGTTGAATGAAATCGTAATTAGCAGCAGTTATATACGTTCTTTGATTCAAGAAGGTAAAATTGAAGAAGCCAACAAGTGTCTTGGAAGATATTTCAGCTTAGAAGGTTATGTCATTAGCGGGAGAAAGGTCGGAAGAAAGCTGGGATTTCCAACTGCAAATATAAGCATTGATAGAGATTATATCCTGCCTTTAAATGGTGTATATCTAACAAAAGTAAAAATACTTAATAAATATTTTTTGGGCATAACGAATGTTGGTATTAATCCTACTTTTAATGTCAATAATTTGTCTGTAGAAACATACATAATAGATTTTAATAAAAATATTTATGGTATGTTTATAGAAGTTGAATTTATTAAGCGTATACGCGATGAAATAAAATTTAATAGTGAAGAAGAACTCATAGAGCAAATGAAAGAAGATTATATATTTGCAAAATCTCATAATTATATTTTACATAATTAA
- the nusA gene encoding transcription termination factor NusA — protein sequence MNSEFIEALDQICKDKGIPKDTMFEAIEAALVSAYKKNYGTAQNVKVKMDRETGDVKVYAQKTVVENVYNDLFEISLEDAQKLSKKYQVGDVVDIEVTPKSFGRIAAQNAKQVVVQRIREAERGIVYEDFLSKESEIVTGIVERIERKNVLVDLGKAEATLTPNEQIPNETYNHGDRIKVYIVEVKKTTKGPQILISRSHPGLVKRLFEMEVPELQQGIVEIRSISREPGSRTKMAVYTKDENVDPVGSCVGYKGARVQAVVNELKGEKIDIVKWSSKPQEFVTNALSPAKVLSIDIDEKEKIARVVVPDYQLSLAIGKEGQNVRLAAKLTGWKIDITSESASKS from the coding sequence ATGAATAGTGAATTTATTGAGGCACTTGATCAAATTTGTAAAGATAAAGGTATCCCTAAAGACACGATGTTTGAAGCAATTGAGGCTGCTTTAGTTTCAGCATATAAAAAAAATTATGGAACTGCTCAGAATGTAAAAGTAAAAATGGATAGAGAAACCGGCGATGTTAAAGTTTATGCACAAAAAACTGTTGTTGAGAATGTTTATAATGATTTATTCGAAATAAGTTTAGAAGATGCTCAAAAGTTAAGTAAAAAATATCAAGTTGGTGATGTCGTTGATATCGAAGTTACACCAAAATCTTTTGGAAGAATAGCAGCTCAAAATGCGAAACAAGTTGTTGTTCAGAGAATAAGAGAAGCAGAACGTGGCATAGTATATGAAGACTTCTTGAGTAAAGAATCAGAGATTGTAACTGGAATAGTAGAAAGAATTGAAAGAAAAAACGTACTGGTGGATTTAGGGAAAGCCGAAGCGACATTGACACCGAATGAACAGATACCAAATGAGACTTATAATCATGGAGACAGAATAAAAGTTTATATAGTCGAAGTAAAAAAGACAACAAAAGGGCCACAAATACTGATTTCTCGTTCACATCCTGGCCTTGTAAAAAGACTTTTTGAAATGGAAGTGCCAGAATTACAGCAAGGAATTGTGGAAATACGCAGTATATCAAGAGAACCAGGTTCAAGAACCAAAATGGCTGTATACACGAAAGATGAGAATGTAGATCCAGTGGGTTCTTGTGTTGGATATAAAGGTGCTAGGGTACAAGCGGTTGTAAATGAGTTGAAAGGTGAAAAAATAGATATTGTAAAGTGGAGCTCAAAACCACAAGAATTTGTGACTAATGCTTTGAGTCCGGCAAAAGTTTTAAGTATAGATATTGATGAAAAAGAAAAAATAGCCAGAGTTGTTGTTCCCGATTATCAGCTTTCTCTTGCGATTGGCAAAGAGGGACAGAATGTAAGACTGGCTGCTAAATTAACAGGATGGAAAATTGATATAACAAGTGAATCTGCGTCCAAATCTTAA
- the rnpM gene encoding RNase P modulator RnpM, whose translation MKAKKIPMRMCLGCQEMKPKKELLRIVKKAHSNDIQVDLTGKMSGRGCYICKNIDCLEKALKSKKIERALETSLTEDIIEQMRKEVSNE comes from the coding sequence ATGAAGGCAAAAAAAATTCCTATGCGAATGTGCCTTGGTTGTCAAGAGATGAAACCAAAAAAAGAACTATTGAGAATAGTCAAAAAAGCTCATAGCAATGATATCCAAGTCGATCTTACAGGAAAGATGTCAGGAAGAGGTTGCTATATATGTAAAAACATTGATTGTCTTGAAAAGGCTTTAAAGTCAAAAAAAATAGAAAGAGCATTAGAAACTTCGCTGACTGAAGATATTATTGAGCAAATGAGAAAAGAGGTTTCAAATGAATAA
- the truB gene encoding tRNA pseudouridine(55) synthase TruB, with translation MDGFLNVLKPPGMTSHDVVSFLRKKFNIKKIGHLGTLDPGAAGVLPICIGKATKLSQYVVSQSKTYRAEITFGFSTDSIDKFGNITNATPVKIFTIDRIQEVLTKFKGDILQVPPIYSAKKINGKKLYEYAREGKSIEIKASPICIYDIKLVSYDIPYRIMFDIKCSKGTYIRALVRDVCDKLNIAGYMSMLIRISVGPFSLENSYTLEDIKTDKYNMIEMSNVLPFPDVYLNNFDYKKIIHGRPIENNYLDVNSNFVKLYNPDNLFIGIGKVDSSKIYVERLLVGADD, from the coding sequence ATGGATGGATTTTTAAATGTATTAAAACCACCTGGTATGACGTCACATGATGTTGTATCATTTTTAAGAAAAAAATTTAACATAAAAAAGATAGGACATCTTGGGACACTTGACCCAGGAGCAGCTGGCGTCTTGCCTATATGTATTGGGAAAGCAACTAAACTATCCCAGTATGTAGTATCACAAAGCAAGACTTACAGGGCAGAGATAACTTTTGGATTTTCAACAGACAGTATTGATAAGTTTGGAAACATAACAAATGCAACACCTGTAAAAATTTTTACTATTGATAGAATACAAGAAGTTCTAACGAAATTTAAAGGTGATATTTTACAGGTACCACCTATTTATTCTGCAAAAAAAATCAATGGAAAAAAACTTTATGAATATGCGAGAGAAGGTAAAAGTATTGAAATTAAGGCTTCACCAATATGCATATATGATATAAAACTTGTATCATATGATATACCATACAGAATTATGTTTGATATAAAGTGCTCAAAAGGCACATATATAAGGGCTCTTGTAAGAGATGTTTGTGATAAGCTTAATATCGCAGGATATATGTCAATGTTAATTAGAATAAGTGTTGGGCCATTTTCACTAGAGAATTCATACACATTAGAAGATATTAAGACTGATAAATACAACATGATTGAAATGAGTAATGTTTTGCCATTTCCGGATGTTTACCTTAATAATTTTGACTACAAAAAAATAATACATGGGCGCCCGATAGAAAACAATTATTTAGACGTAAATTCTAATTTTGTTAAATTGTATAATCCAGATAATTTGTTTATTGGCATTGGCAAAGTAGATAGTTCTAAAATATATGTTGAAAGATTATTAGTTGGAGCTGATGACTAA
- the rbfA gene encoding 30S ribosome-binding factor RbfA: protein MHYRSGRLSEEIKKEVSKMIFEEIKDPRISNMTSITDIEVTKDLRYAKIYISVYGNDDEKKSTLEGLKSATGFIRHELGKRIKLRYTPELIFEIDNSIEYGAHISKILRELDKQESEDK, encoded by the coding sequence GTGCATTACAGAAGTGGACGATTGTCAGAAGAAATAAAAAAAGAAGTAAGTAAAATGATCTTCGAAGAAATAAAAGACCCAAGAATCAGTAATATGACAAGCATAACCGATATTGAAGTTACAAAGGATTTAAGGTATGCAAAAATTTATATTAGCGTTTATGGCAATGATGATGAGAAAAAAAGTACTTTAGAAGGGTTAAAGAGCGCAACAGGTTTTATAAGGCATGAACTCGGCAAAAGAATTAAATTAAGATATACTCCTGAATTGATATTTGAAATAGACAATTCGATAGAATATGGCGCCCATATTTCAAAGATATTGAGAGAATTAGATAAACAAGAGAGTGAAGACAAATGA
- a CDS encoding DHH family phosphoesterase produces the protein MILNDILDSINEAKEIIAVTHVSPDGDGIGCITALYKAMKKLDKDISIFIDDVVPDIYKFMPYTDKITKPINKRADLLIAVDCADAERMGSAKELLRVVPKSINIDHHVSNTLYANMNYVDTNAASSAEIVYQLIKILGIDLDQEIAESLYVGVVTDTGNFMYSSTTSFTHEVAGDLINNGVSVSKISDIIFHNIKYSKLKLISRAIDKMELYFNKKVAYMELKKEDFIETGTEISDVENIINFGRDIDGVEVAVMLIEKDGLIKGSLRSKNYVDVNKIAQKFNGGGHVRASGFSKNSSINEVKNEVLELIKNELNE, from the coding sequence ATGATTTTAAACGACATATTAGATTCCATAAATGAAGCAAAAGAAATAATTGCCGTAACACATGTATCACCAGATGGAGATGGTATTGGATGTATTACAGCTTTATATAAAGCAATGAAGAAATTGGATAAGGATATATCTATATTCATCGATGATGTTGTGCCTGATATTTATAAGTTCATGCCGTACACAGATAAAATCACAAAACCGATCAATAAAAGGGCAGACTTACTCATAGCAGTAGATTGTGCAGATGCTGAGAGAATGGGAAGTGCAAAAGAATTATTAAGAGTAGTTCCTAAGTCAATAAATATAGATCATCATGTATCAAATACTTTGTACGCTAATATGAATTATGTCGATACAAATGCAGCTTCATCAGCAGAGATTGTTTATCAGTTAATAAAAATACTAGGTATTGATTTAGATCAAGAAATAGCAGAAAGTTTATATGTAGGCGTTGTTACAGACACAGGGAATTTTATGTACAGTTCAACAACATCATTTACTCATGAAGTTGCTGGTGATTTAATAAATAACGGGGTCTCTGTAAGCAAAATTTCTGATATAATTTTTCACAACATAAAATACAGCAAACTAAAATTAATAAGCAGAGCTATAGACAAAATGGAACTTTATTTTAATAAAAAAGTTGCATATATGGAATTAAAAAAAGAAGATTTTATAGAAACGGGAACAGAGATATCAGATGTTGAGAATATTATTAATTTTGGAAGAGACATAGATGGTGTGGAAGTCGCAGTTATGTTGATAGAAAAAGACGGTTTGATAAAGGGTAGCTTAAGATCGAAAAATTACGTAGATGTAAATAAAATTGCCCAAAAATTTAATGGTGGTGGGCACGTTAGAGCGTCGGGTTTTTCAAAAAATAGCAGTATAAATGAGGTAAAAAATGAAGTTTTAGAATTAATAAAAAATGAGCTAAATGAGTGA
- the infB gene encoding translation initiation factor IF-2: MEVNKMSKTRVYELAKELKLTSKELISKLNDLDINVKNHMSTLEDDEVSLIIDLLTEKEKTETDDLLDEYEEINEKPSKKSTKKQKKSDGKKAKENNMNVQQNDTVKIISIPAFITVKELSEKMKINPSDIIKKLIAKGIMVTINQQIDYENASQIAEEYGFLLEKKEENEDDLEILDREDDEKDLLPRPPVVTVMGHVDHGKTSLLDAIRKTNVTQHEAGGITQHIGASVVEINGKKVVFLDTPGHEAFTAMRARGASVTDIAVLVVAADDGVMPQTIEAINHAKAANVPIIVAINKIDKPNANPDRVKQELVEQGLIPEDWGGNTICVNVSAQKNIGLDDLLEMILLEAEMLELKANPNRPARGTIIEAQLDKNRGPIATVLVQKGTLKTGDVIIAGTAYGKVRAMFDDKGRKVKKATPSIPVEVLGLSDVPKAGDILVVLDDEKKARSIAEKRKEKYREEEIMQKQKISLDELFNQIKEGNVKELNIILKADVQGSVEALKNSIEQLSNDDVRLRVIHGAVGAITETDVMFASASNAIIIGFNVRPDSKAKSLAEKEKVDIRLYRIIYDAIDDLKAAMKGMLEPEFREKELGKAEVRAVFRVPNVGNVAGCYVIEGKIIRNANIRVVRDGIVIFEGKISSLKRFKDDVKEVQSGFECGIGIERFNDIKEGDVLEAYQMEEIPR; the protein is encoded by the coding sequence ATGGAGGTGAATAAAATGTCAAAAACTAGAGTTTATGAATTAGCGAAAGAATTAAAATTAACTAGTAAAGAATTGATATCAAAGCTCAATGATTTAGATATTAATGTGAAAAACCATATGAGTACTTTAGAAGACGATGAAGTAAGTTTAATAATAGATTTGTTAACTGAAAAGGAAAAAACAGAAACAGATGATTTATTAGATGAATATGAAGAAATTAATGAAAAACCTTCAAAAAAATCTACTAAAAAACAGAAAAAATCTGATGGCAAAAAAGCTAAAGAAAATAACATGAATGTACAGCAAAATGATACGGTTAAGATAATATCAATACCTGCGTTTATTACTGTTAAAGAACTATCTGAAAAAATGAAAATAAACCCATCAGATATCATTAAAAAGTTAATTGCAAAGGGAATAATGGTAACCATAAATCAACAAATAGATTATGAAAATGCTTCACAAATTGCTGAAGAATATGGTTTTTTATTAGAAAAAAAAGAAGAAAATGAAGATGATCTTGAAATTTTAGATAGAGAAGATGATGAAAAAGATCTTCTTCCGAGGCCTCCTGTCGTGACTGTTATGGGGCATGTAGATCATGGGAAAACATCTTTATTGGATGCGATTAGGAAAACAAATGTTACTCAGCATGAGGCAGGTGGAATAACGCAGCATATTGGGGCATCTGTTGTAGAAATAAATGGGAAGAAGGTTGTATTTTTAGATACACCTGGACATGAAGCATTTACAGCCATGAGAGCAAGAGGTGCTAGTGTTACAGATATTGCAGTGCTAGTTGTTGCCGCTGACGATGGCGTAATGCCTCAGACAATAGAAGCAATCAATCATGCAAAAGCTGCCAATGTTCCTATAATTGTTGCTATAAACAAAATTGATAAACCAAATGCAAATCCGGATAGAGTAAAACAAGAATTAGTTGAACAAGGCTTAATACCCGAAGATTGGGGTGGTAATACAATCTGTGTCAATGTTTCAGCACAGAAAAATATAGGACTTGACGATTTATTGGAAATGATATTATTAGAAGCGGAAATGTTAGAATTAAAAGCTAATCCAAATAGGCCAGCTAGAGGGACAATAATAGAAGCACAACTTGATAAAAATAGAGGTCCTATTGCGACAGTTTTAGTCCAAAAGGGAACCCTTAAGACGGGAGATGTAATAATCGCTGGAACAGCTTATGGCAAAGTAAGAGCCATGTTTGATGATAAAGGAAGAAAAGTAAAAAAAGCAACACCGTCGATTCCTGTTGAGGTTTTGGGTTTATCAGATGTTCCAAAAGCAGGTGACATACTAGTAGTATTGGATGATGAGAAAAAAGCTCGTTCGATTGCAGAAAAACGCAAAGAAAAGTACAGAGAAGAAGAAATAATGCAAAAGCAGAAAATATCACTTGATGAATTGTTTAATCAAATAAAAGAGGGTAATGTCAAAGAACTTAATATTATTCTAAAAGCGGATGTTCAGGGTTCTGTGGAGGCTTTAAAAAATTCGATTGAGCAATTAAGCAATGATGATGTAAGACTTAGAGTTATTCATGGAGCAGTAGGAGCTATTACTGAAACAGATGTTATGTTTGCTTCTGCTTCTAATGCTATAATAATAGGTTTTAATGTAAGACCTGACAGCAAAGCTAAATCTCTGGCTGAAAAAGAAAAAGTCGATATAAGGCTATATAGAATAATTTATGATGCAATAGATGATTTAAAAGCAGCAATGAAAGGTATGCTAGAACCAGAATTCAGAGAGAAAGAGTTAGGCAAAGCTGAAGTTAGAGCTGTATTTAGAGTTCCTAATGTAGGAAATGTAGCAGGATGTTATGTTATAGAAGGAAAAATAATTAGAAATGCAAATATAAGAGTTGTAAGAGATGGCATAGTGATTTTCGAAGGAAAGATATCTTCTCTGAAGAGGTTTAAAGACGATGTGAAAGAAGTACAGTCTGGATTTGAATGTGGAATTGGCATTGAAAGATTTAATGATATAAAAGAAGGCGATGTGCTTGAAGCATATCAGATGGAGGAAATACCCCGCTGA
- a CDS encoding L7Ae/L30e/S12e/Gadd45 family ribosomal protein has protein sequence MNKFYSMLGLCRKAGKLLAGSLGVEKGVVSLKVCLVIISTDASDNTKKKFINLCNSKSIPYLIVGNKEDIGKSIGKGDTAVIGITDVNLSNKLIIEAEEVLTNGGE, from the coding sequence ATGAATAAATTTTATTCAATGTTGGGATTGTGCAGAAAGGCTGGTAAGTTATTAGCTGGAAGTCTTGGAGTTGAAAAAGGTGTTGTCAGTTTAAAGGTTTGTTTAGTTATAATATCTACAGATGCTTCCGATAATACAAAGAAAAAATTTATAAATTTATGTAATAGCAAGAGTATCCCATATTTAATAGTAGGAAATAAAGAAGATATAGGGAAAAGTATAGGAAAAGGTGATACAGCAGTAATTGGCATTACAGATGTTAATCTATCCAACAAATTAATAATTGAAGCAGAGGAGGTTCTAACTAATGGAGGTGAATAA
- the rpsO gene encoding 30S ribosomal protein S15, with the protein MLNKERKNEIIAQNRIHEKDTGSPEVQIALLTERINSLNEHLKVHKKDHHSRRGLLKMVGQRRGLLNYLMKKDMDRYRAIVEKLDLRK; encoded by the coding sequence ATGTTAAACAAAGAAAGAAAAAATGAAATAATTGCACAAAACAGAATCCATGAGAAGGATACTGGATCTCCAGAAGTTCAGATCGCATTACTAACTGAGAGGATTAATTCTTTAAATGAACATTTAAAAGTTCATAAAAAAGATCATCATTCAAGACGTGGTTTGCTTAAGATGGTTGGTCAAAGAAGAGGATTATTAAATTATCTAATGAAGAAGGATATGGACAGGTACCGTGCCATCGTTGAAAAGTTAGATTTAAGAAAATAG
- a CDS encoding polyribonucleotide nucleotidyltransferase, which produces MMERNFELDLAGKKLIVQTGKLAQLANGSALVRYGDTVVLVTACASKEPREGVDFFPLSVDYEERLYSVGKIPGGFIKREGKPTEKAILTSRLIDRPIRPLFPHGYRNDVQVIATVLSVDPDVQPEIVAMIGSSVALSISDIPFNGPTGSVSVALVDGKFIINPDLATREKSDLHLTVSGTKDAIMMVEAGANEVPEEVMLDAIMYAHEYIKKIVDFIEGIVKEVGLPKAEVTIHEIDSNLERLVREFATEKIYNALRTEEKKERNDNIDKVEEEVLEHFKDEYPDNLADIDEVLYTITKEQMRKMITEEKIRVDGRGLDDIRPITCDIGVLPRTHGSAVFTRGQTQVMTVATLGPLGDIQILDGLGDEESKRYMHHYNFPPFSVGETRPLRGPGRREIGHGALAERALEPMIPSEEEFPYTIRLVSEVLSSNGSTSQASVCGSTLALMDAGVPIKAPVAGVAMGLIKEGETVSILTDIQGIEDFLGDMDFKVAGTEKGITAIQMDIKIAGIDRDILSAALEKARKGRLFILNKMLETIKEPRKELSPYAPRIISLNVDPEKIRDIIGAGGKTINKIIADTGVKIDIEDDGRVFISSTDLKAGEKAKMIIEAITKDVEVGAIYLGKVTRIASFGAFVEIAPGKEGLVHISKLDKKHVNKVEDVVNIGDEILVKVTEIDKQGRINLSRKDALPDESKNDKEM; this is translated from the coding sequence ATTATGGAAAGAAATTTCGAACTTGACCTTGCTGGAAAAAAATTAATAGTTCAAACTGGAAAGCTTGCGCAACTAGCTAATGGTAGTGCACTTGTTAGATATGGTGATACAGTGGTATTAGTAACAGCTTGCGCTTCAAAAGAGCCGAGAGAAGGCGTTGATTTTTTTCCGTTAAGCGTTGATTATGAAGAGAGGCTGTATTCTGTGGGTAAAATACCAGGTGGTTTTATTAAACGAGAAGGTAAGCCTACAGAAAAAGCTATTTTAACATCAAGATTGATAGATAGGCCTATAAGGCCATTGTTTCCTCATGGTTATAGAAACGACGTACAAGTTATTGCTACTGTTTTGTCTGTTGATCCTGATGTACAGCCAGAGATTGTAGCTATGATAGGGTCTTCAGTTGCATTATCTATATCAGATATTCCATTTAATGGCCCTACGGGTTCCGTGTCAGTAGCGCTAGTAGATGGAAAATTTATAATTAATCCTGATTTGGCTACAAGGGAAAAAAGCGATCTCCATTTGACTGTTTCTGGTACAAAAGATGCTATTATGATGGTTGAAGCAGGTGCTAATGAAGTTCCAGAAGAAGTAATGTTAGATGCAATTATGTATGCTCATGAGTACATAAAGAAAATAGTAGATTTCATTGAGGGAATTGTAAAAGAAGTGGGGCTTCCTAAAGCAGAAGTAACAATACATGAAATAGATAGCAATTTAGAACGCCTTGTCAGAGAATTTGCAACAGAAAAAATATATAATGCACTTAGAACAGAGGAAAAAAAGGAAAGAAATGATAACATAGACAAAGTTGAAGAAGAGGTATTGGAGCATTTTAAAGATGAATATCCAGATAACCTTGCTGATATTGATGAGGTTCTATATACAATTACAAAAGAGCAAATGCGAAAAATGATCACTGAAGAAAAAATAAGAGTAGATGGAAGAGGACTTGATGATATCAGGCCTATAACTTGTGATATAGGAGTTTTGCCTAGGACACATGGTTCAGCAGTCTTTACTCGTGGACAAACACAGGTGATGACAGTCGCAACATTAGGACCGCTTGGAGATATACAAATATTAGATGGATTAGGTGATGAAGAATCTAAGCGATATATGCATCATTATAATTTTCCTCCTTTTAGTGTTGGTGAAACAAGACCATTAAGAGGTCCTGGAAGAAGGGAAATTGGACATGGTGCGTTAGCAGAGAGAGCACTAGAGCCTATGATACCATCCGAAGAAGAGTTTCCATATACAATAAGATTGGTATCGGAGGTACTAAGTTCAAACGGCTCTACTTCTCAAGCAAGTGTATGTGGAAGCACACTGGCTCTTATGGATGCTGGTGTCCCGATTAAAGCGCCTGTTGCAGGTGTTGCTATGGGACTAATTAAAGAAGGTGAAACGGTATCGATTCTGACAGACATACAAGGAATAGAAGATTTTCTCGGTGACATGGATTTTAAAGTAGCTGGTACTGAAAAAGGAATAACAGCAATTCAAATGGATATAAAAATTGCTGGTATTGATCGCGACATTCTATCAGCAGCACTAGAAAAAGCACGAAAAGGTAGACTTTTTATATTGAATAAAATGTTAGAAACAATAAAAGAGCCTAGAAAGGAATTATCTCCTTATGCTCCAAGAATAATTAGCTTAAATGTCGACCCTGAAAAAATAAGGGATATAATTGGAGCTGGTGGTAAAACAATAAATAAAATAATTGCTGATACAGGTGTCAAAATAGATATAGAAGATGATGGACGAGTGTTTATATCATCTACTGATTTAAAAGCAGGCGAAAAAGCAAAAATGATTATTGAAGCTATAACAAAAGATGTGGAAGTTGGTGCAATATATTTAGGTAAGGTTACTAGAATTGCTTCATTTGGTGCATTTGTTGAGATTGCACCCGGAAAAGAAGGCTTAGTGCATATTTCAAAATTAGATAAAAAACATGTAAATAAAGTTGAAGATGTTGTAAACATAGGAGATGAAATTTTAGTAAAAGTAACTGAGATTGATAAACAAGGACGAATAAATTTATCAAGGAAAGATGCTTTGCCAGACGAATCTAAAAATGACAAGGAAATGTAA
- the rimP gene encoding ribosome maturation factor RimP → MSRIEELTRNLVAPAIEKNNFELVDVEYKKEGNNWYLRVYIDKEGGVSLDDCQIISEYLSEKLDEVDPIENSYILEVSSPGIDRPLKTQRDFDKFKGSLVEVSLYQPIDKKKKYEGELVGLINDKVVITDNGERKEFDINDISLVKPVIKF, encoded by the coding sequence TTGTCGAGAATTGAAGAGTTAACAAGAAATCTTGTTGCTCCTGCTATAGAGAAAAACAATTTTGAATTGGTTGATGTTGAATACAAGAAAGAAGGTAACAATTGGTATTTAAGAGTTTATATAGATAAGGAGGGTGGAGTTAGTTTAGACGACTGTCAAATAATTAGTGAGTATCTTAGTGAAAAACTTGATGAAGTGGATCCAATAGAAAATAGCTACATACTTGAAGTATCATCACCTGGTATAGATAGACCATTAAAGACGCAAAGAGATTTTGATAAATTTAAAGGTAGTTTAGTTGAAGTTTCATTATATCAGCCAATAGATAAAAAGAAAAAGTATGAAGGAGAGCTTGTGGGATTAATTAATGACAAAGTAGTAATAACGGACAATGGTGAAAGAAAAGAGTTTGATATTAACGATATAAGTTTAGTTAAACCTGTAATTAAATTTTGA